A region from the Mycolicibacterium phlei genome encodes:
- a CDS encoding ATP-dependent helicase, whose product MSRPALDRFSELTREWFAGTFAEPTPAQADAWAAIADGDNTLVIAPTGSGKTLAAFLWAIDQLAARPAPEPERAGTQVLYVSPLKALAVDVERNLRTPLTGIARVAERRGLPPPDITVGVRSGDTTPAQRRELIARPPDILITTPESLFLMLTSAARDTLAAVRTVIVDEVHAVAGTKRGAHLALSLERLDQLLESPAQRIGLSATVRPPEEVARFLSGQARTTIVAPPAAKTFDLSVQVPVPDMANLENNTIWPDVEERIVDLIEAHNSSIVFANSRRLAERLTSRLNEIHAERLGVELDTGPNPGVAGGAPAHIMGSGQASGAPPLLARAHHGSVSKEQRAQVEDDLKSGRLKAVVATSSLELGIDMGAVDLVIQVETPPSVASGLQRIGRAGHQVGEISQGVLFPKHRTDLIGCAVTVKRMLAGQIETLKVPTNPLDVLAQHTVAACALEPISADEWFDTVRRAAPFATLPRSAFEATLDLLSGKYPSTEFAELRPRLVYDRDTGTLTARPGSQRLAVTSGGAIPDRGMFTVYLASESEKPSRVGELDEEMVYESRPGDVISLGATSWRITEITHDRVLVIPAPGEPARLPFWRGDGVGRPAELGAAVGAFTGELSRLDKDEFADRCRAMGFDEFATDNLWRLIDDQRQATGVVPSDTTFVVERFRDELGDWRVILHSPYGLRVHGPLALAVSRRLRERYDIDEKPTASDDGIIVRLPDTEDAPPGADLFVFDADEIEPIVTAEVGGSALFASRFRECAARALLLPRRHPGKRSPLWHQRQRAAQLLDVARKYPDFPIVLEAVRECLQDVYDVPALVELMHRVAQRRLRVVEVETQTPSPFAASLLFGYVGAFMYEGDSPLAERRAAALSLDSVLLAELLGRVELRELLDPKVVENTTRQLQHLAEDRRARDAEGIADLLRRLGPLTEAEIAERCTTPEVGAWLDGLRAAKRALTVSYAERTWWVAVEDIGLLRDAVGVAVPVGVPTAFTESVADPLVDLLGRYARTRGPFTTRDAAARFGLGLRVASDVLGRMAVDGKLIRGEFSTADTATGAVGESEEWCDAEVLRILRRRSLAALRAQVEPVSTAAYGRFLPAWQQVGSAHGVDGLAAVIDQLAGVPIPASAVEPLVFGQRVRDYQPAMLDELLASGEVMWSGAGQIGGGDGWVVFHGAETAPMTLADPIEIEFTDTHRAILDTLHGGGAYFFRQLADNPTEEHKRALWELVWAGWVTGDTFAPVRAMLMGTRRSGRKAAPAHRQRQRAPRLSSYSIAHAQTRNTDPTVAGRWSALPAAEPESTVRAHFRAELLLHRHGVVTKGAVGAEGVPGGFATLYKVLTAFEDVGRCQRGYFVESLGGAQFAVASTVDRLRTYSDEVEPDHREYAAVVLAAADPANPYGAALPWPAKRTGDAGGDDVTHRPGRKAGALVVLVDGELVCFLERGGRSLLSFSADPDAHLAAGAALAELVGSGRVGGLLVEKVNGVPVLEPGAQGERAAVQGALLGSGFARTPRGLRLR is encoded by the coding sequence ATGAGCAGACCCGCCCTCGACCGGTTCAGCGAGCTGACCCGGGAGTGGTTCGCCGGCACCTTCGCCGAACCGACGCCCGCCCAGGCCGACGCCTGGGCGGCGATCGCCGACGGCGACAACACCCTCGTCATCGCCCCGACCGGCTCGGGTAAGACGCTCGCGGCGTTCCTGTGGGCCATCGACCAGCTGGCCGCCCGGCCCGCCCCGGAACCCGAGCGCGCCGGCACCCAGGTGCTGTACGTGTCGCCGCTCAAGGCGCTCGCCGTCGACGTCGAACGCAACCTGCGCACCCCGCTGACCGGGATCGCGCGGGTGGCCGAGCGCCGCGGGCTGCCGCCGCCGGACATCACCGTCGGCGTCCGGTCCGGCGACACCACCCCCGCGCAGCGCCGCGAGTTGATCGCCCGCCCGCCCGACATCCTGATCACCACGCCGGAGTCGCTGTTTCTGATGCTGACCTCGGCGGCGCGCGACACCCTGGCTGCGGTGCGCACCGTGATCGTCGACGAGGTGCACGCCGTGGCGGGCACCAAACGCGGTGCGCATCTGGCGCTGTCGCTGGAGCGTCTGGACCAGCTGCTGGAGTCACCGGCGCAGCGGATCGGGCTGTCGGCCACCGTGCGCCCGCCCGAGGAGGTGGCGCGTTTTCTGTCCGGGCAGGCGCGCACGACGATCGTCGCGCCGCCGGCGGCCAAGACGTTCGACCTGTCGGTGCAGGTGCCGGTGCCCGACATGGCCAATCTGGAGAACAACACCATCTGGCCCGACGTCGAGGAACGCATCGTCGACCTGATTGAGGCGCACAACTCGTCGATCGTGTTCGCCAACTCGCGGCGGCTGGCGGAGCGACTCACCTCGCGGCTCAACGAGATTCACGCCGAACGCCTCGGCGTCGAACTGGACACCGGTCCCAACCCGGGGGTGGCGGGCGGCGCCCCCGCACACATCATGGGCAGCGGTCAGGCCTCGGGCGCCCCGCCGCTGCTGGCCCGCGCGCACCACGGCTCGGTCAGCAAGGAGCAGCGCGCCCAGGTCGAGGACGACCTCAAGAGCGGACGGCTCAAGGCCGTCGTCGCCACGTCCAGCCTGGAGCTGGGCATCGACATGGGCGCCGTCGACCTGGTGATCCAGGTGGAGACCCCGCCGTCGGTGGCCAGCGGTCTGCAGCGCATCGGCCGCGCCGGCCACCAGGTCGGCGAGATCTCCCAGGGCGTGCTGTTCCCGAAGCACCGCACCGATCTGATCGGCTGCGCGGTGACGGTCAAACGCATGCTGGCCGGGCAGATCGAGACGCTGAAGGTGCCGACCAACCCGCTGGACGTGCTGGCCCAGCACACCGTGGCGGCGTGTGCGCTGGAGCCGATCAGCGCCGACGAGTGGTTCGACACGGTGCGCCGCGCCGCCCCGTTCGCGACGTTGCCGCGCAGCGCGTTCGAGGCGACGCTGGACCTGCTGTCGGGCAAGTACCCGTCGACCGAGTTCGCCGAGCTGCGGCCGCGGCTGGTGTACGACCGCGACACCGGGACGCTGACCGCTCGGCCCGGTTCGCAGCGGCTGGCCGTCACCAGCGGCGGCGCGATCCCCGACCGCGGCATGTTCACCGTGTACCTCGCCAGCGAGTCCGAAAAGCCTTCGCGGGTCGGCGAACTCGACGAGGAGATGGTCTACGAGTCGCGTCCCGGCGACGTCATCTCGCTGGGCGCCACCAGCTGGCGGATCACCGAGATCACCCACGACCGGGTGCTGGTGATCCCGGCCCCGGGCGAGCCCGCGCGGTTGCCGTTCTGGCGCGGCGACGGGGTCGGCAGGCCCGCAGAACTCGGCGCCGCCGTCGGCGCGTTCACCGGTGAGCTGTCCCGGCTCGACAAGGACGAGTTCGCCGACCGGTGCCGGGCAATGGGTTTCGACGAGTTCGCCACCGACAACCTGTGGCGGCTCATCGACGACCAGCGGCAGGCCACCGGTGTGGTGCCGTCGGACACCACGTTCGTCGTCGAGCGGTTCCGCGACGAGCTCGGCGACTGGCGGGTCATCCTGCACTCCCCCTACGGCCTGCGGGTGCACGGCCCGCTGGCGCTGGCGGTGTCGCGGCGGCTGCGGGAGCGCTACGACATCGACGAGAAGCCCACCGCCTCCGACGACGGCATCATCGTGCGGCTGCCCGACACCGAGGACGCACCGCCCGGCGCCGATCTGTTCGTGTTCGACGCCGACGAGATCGAACCGATCGTCACCGCCGAGGTCGGTGGCTCGGCGCTGTTCGCGTCGCGGTTCCGCGAGTGCGCGGCCCGCGCGCTGCTGCTGCCGCGCCGGCATCCCGGAAAGCGCTCACCGCTGTGGCATCAGCGCCAGCGCGCCGCGCAACTGCTCGACGTGGCACGCAAATACCCGGACTTCCCGATCGTGCTGGAGGCGGTGCGGGAGTGCCTGCAGGACGTCTATGACGTGCCCGCGCTCGTCGAGCTGATGCACCGGGTGGCCCAGCGCAGGCTGCGGGTGGTGGAGGTCGAGACCCAGACCCCGTCGCCGTTCGCGGCGTCGCTGCTGTTCGGTTACGTCGGGGCGTTCATGTACGAGGGCGACAGCCCGCTGGCCGAACGCCGCGCCGCCGCCCTGTCGCTGGACAGCGTGCTGCTCGCCGAGCTGCTGGGCCGCGTGGAGCTGCGCGAGCTGCTGGACCCGAAGGTCGTCGAGAACACCACACGACAGCTGCAGCACCTGGCCGAGGACCGCCGCGCCCGCGACGCCGAGGGCATCGCCGACCTGCTGCGCCGGCTGGGCCCGTTGACCGAGGCGGAGATCGCCGAGCGCTGCACCACCCCGGAGGTGGGTGCCTGGCTGGACGGGCTGCGCGCCGCCAAGCGGGCGCTGACCGTGTCGTACGCCGAGCGCACCTGGTGGGTGGCCGTCGAGGACATCGGCCTGCTGCGCGACGCGGTCGGCGTCGCGGTGCCGGTCGGGGTGCCGACGGCGTTCACCGAGTCGGTCGCCGACCCGCTGGTCGACCTGCTGGGCCGCTACGCGCGCACCCGAGGGCCGTTCACCACCCGCGACGCGGCGGCCCGGTTCGGGCTGGGGCTGCGGGTCGCCTCCGACGTGCTGGGCCGGATGGCGGTGGACGGCAAGCTGATTCGCGGCGAGTTCAGCACCGCCGACACCGCGACAGGTGCGGTCGGCGAGTCCGAGGAGTGGTGCGACGCCGAGGTGCTGCGGATCCTGCGGCGCCGGTCGCTGGCGGCGCTGCGCGCCCAGGTCGAGCCGGTCAGCACCGCCGCCTACGGCCGGTTCCTGCCCGCGTGGCAGCAGGTCGGTTCGGCGCACGGCGTCGACGGTCTGGCCGCGGTGATCGATCAGCTTGCGGGCGTGCCGATTCCGGCGTCGGCGGTGGAGCCGCTGGTGTTCGGTCAGCGGGTGCGCGACTACCAGCCCGCGATGCTCGACGAGCTACTGGCCAGCGGCGAGGTGATGTGGTCGGGCGCCGGCCAGATCGGCGGCGGCGACGGCTGGGTGGTGTTCCACGGCGCCGAGACCGCTCCCATGACGCTGGCCGACCCGATCGAGATCGAGTTCACCGACACCCACCGGGCGATCCTGGACACGCTGCACGGCGGCGGCGCCTACTTCTTCCGCCAGCTGGCCGACAACCCCACCGAGGAGCACAAGCGGGCGCTGTGGGAGCTGGTGTGGGCCGGCTGGGTCACCGGCGACACGTTCGCCCCGGTGCGCGCGATGCTGATGGGCACCCGCCGCAGCGGCCGCAAAGCCGCCCCCGCGCACCGGCAGCGCCAGCGTGCCCCGCGGTTGAGCAGCTACAGCATCGCCCACGCCCAGACCCGCAACACCGATCCGACGGTGGCCGGGCGGTGGTCGGCGCTGCCGGCTGCCGAGCCGGAGTCCACGGTGCGGGCGCACTTCCGGGCCGAGCTGCTGCTGCACCGCCACGGTGTGGTCACCAAGGGCGCGGTCGGCGCGGAGGGGGTGCCCGGCGGCTTCGCGACGCTGTACAAGGTGCTGACGGCGTTCGAGGACGTCGGCCGGTGCCAGCGCGGGTATTTCGTCGAGTCGCTGGGCGGGGCGCAGTTCGCGGTGGCGTCGACGGTCGACCGGCTGCGCACCTACTCCGATGAGGTGGAGCCCGACCATCGTGAGTACGCCGCGGTGGTGCTGGCCGCCGCTGATCCGGCGAACCCGTACGGCGCCGCGCTGCCGTGGCCGGCGAAGCGGACCGGCGATGCCGGCGGCGACGACGTCACGCACCGGCCGGGTCGTAAGGCCGGCGCCCTGGTGGTGCTGGTCGACGGTGAGCTGGTGTGCTTCCTGGAGCGCGGCGGCCGGTCGCTGCTGAGCTTCTCCGCCGACCCCGACGCACACCTCGCGGCGGGGGCGGCGCTGGCGGAACTGGTCGGCAGCGGCCGCGTCGGCGGTCTGCTGGTGGAGAAGGTCAACGGGGTGCCGGTGCTGGAGCCGGGTGCGCAGGGCGAGCGCGCCGCGGTGCAGGGCGCCCTGCTCGGGTCCGGATTCGCGCGGACACCGCGCGGCCTGCGGTTACGGTAA
- a CDS encoding TetR/AcrR family transcriptional regulator — MAEPRRRLSPEERRRELLALGAEVFGQRPYDEVRIDEIAERAGVSRALMYHYFPDKRTFFAEVIRAESERLFEVTNTPPDPSLSLFDQLRCGVLAYLRYDEDHPHGAWAAYVGVGRSDPVLRETEDVDTERQAQRILGRIRAAVGDQLDDKVERDLRVTVYGWLAFTLEMCRQRLLDPSIDADQVAAACAHALLDAIHRVPGIPQVLRDAVSPEHR; from the coding sequence ATGGCCGAACCGCGCCGCCGGCTCTCCCCTGAGGAGCGCCGCCGGGAACTGCTCGCGCTGGGCGCGGAGGTGTTCGGTCAGCGTCCCTACGACGAGGTCCGCATCGACGAGATCGCCGAACGCGCCGGGGTCTCGCGCGCGCTGATGTACCACTACTTCCCGGACAAGCGCACGTTCTTCGCCGAGGTGATCCGCGCGGAGAGCGAGCGGTTGTTCGAGGTCACCAACACCCCGCCCGACCCGAGCCTGAGCCTGTTCGACCAGCTGCGGTGCGGGGTGCTGGCGTATCTGCGCTACGACGAGGACCATCCGCACGGCGCGTGGGCGGCCTACGTCGGGGTCGGGCGTTCGGATCCGGTGCTGCGCGAGACCGAGGACGTCGACACCGAGCGCCAGGCGCAGCGGATCCTCGGCCGTATCCGCGCCGCGGTCGGCGACCAGCTCGACGACAAGGTCGAACGGGACCTGCGCGTCACCGTCTACGGCTGGCTGGCGTTCACGCTGGAGATGTGCAGACAACGCCTCCTCGATCCGTCGATCGACGCCGATCAGGTCGCCGCCGCCTGCGCCCACGCGCTGCTCGACGCGATCCACCGGGTGCCCGGCATTCCGCAGGTGCTGCGCGACGCGGTGTCACCCGAGCACCGCTGA
- a CDS encoding RtcB family protein, with translation MGTPVRFEAASAKIVNFATEIDEQTVEQARQTAALPFVCPHVALMPDAHVGKGAAVGTVIPTVGAVIPAAVGVDIGCGMIAARTVFTANDIAGRDLSLLRASLESAIPLSPGNYNRSLRRYPFTADRVRRLETLAAEHGVDLSHSPKWKEQLGSLGGGNHFIELCVDDDGQVWMFLHSGSRGVGNKIATHHIEVAKRLCRRDGVELPNRDLAYLTEGTAEFDRYIADLGWTQQFALANREEMMDRFRQALARWMRADPDGVETERINTHHNYTATERHGGTDVWVTRKGAVAAHAGRLGVIPGSMGTRSYIVRGKGNPDSLCSAPHGAGRRYSRSEARRRFTAADLKSRMAGIEYRHGEAWVDEIPDAYKPIDTVMADSRDLVEVVTSLRQVLNVKGT, from the coding sequence GTGGGTACCCCAGTGAGGTTCGAGGCCGCCAGCGCCAAGATCGTCAACTTCGCCACCGAGATCGACGAGCAGACCGTCGAGCAGGCCAGGCAGACGGCGGCGCTGCCGTTCGTGTGCCCGCATGTCGCCCTGATGCCCGACGCGCACGTCGGCAAGGGCGCCGCCGTCGGCACCGTGATCCCCACCGTCGGCGCGGTGATCCCCGCGGCCGTCGGCGTGGACATCGGCTGCGGGATGATCGCCGCCCGCACCGTGTTCACCGCCAACGACATTGCGGGTAGGGACCTTTCGCTGCTGCGCGCGTCGCTGGAGTCGGCGATCCCGCTCAGCCCGGGCAACTACAACCGGTCGCTGCGGCGTTATCCGTTCACCGCGGACCGGGTGCGACGGCTGGAGACGCTGGCCGCCGAGCACGGGGTGGACCTGTCGCACTCGCCGAAGTGGAAGGAGCAGCTGGGCAGCCTGGGCGGCGGGAACCACTTCATCGAGCTGTGCGTCGACGACGACGGGCAGGTGTGGATGTTCCTGCACTCCGGGTCCCGCGGCGTCGGCAACAAGATCGCCACCCACCACATCGAGGTGGCCAAGCGGCTGTGCCGGCGCGATGGGGTCGAGCTGCCCAACCGCGACCTGGCCTATCTGACCGAGGGCACCGCCGAATTCGACCGCTACATCGCCGATCTCGGGTGGACGCAGCAGTTCGCGCTGGCCAACCGCGAGGAGATGATGGACCGGTTCCGGCAGGCGCTGGCCCGCTGGATGCGCGCCGACCCGGACGGCGTCGAGACCGAACGGATCAACACCCATCACAACTACACCGCCACCGAACGGCACGGCGGCACCGACGTGTGGGTGACCCGTAAGGGTGCGGTGGCCGCGCACGCGGGCCGGCTGGGGGTGATCCCGGGGTCGATGGGCACGCGGTCCTACATCGTGCGCGGCAAGGGCAACCCGGACAGCCTGTGCAGCGCCCCGCACGGTGCGGGCCGGCGGTACTCGCGCAGCGAGGCGCGACGGCGGTTCACCGCCGCGGACCTCAAGTCCCGCATGGCGGGGATCGAGTACCGGCACGGCGAGGCGTGGGTCGACGAGATCCCGGACGCCTACAAGCCGATCGACACCGTGATGGCCGATTCGCGCGATCTCGTCGAGGTGGTGACCAGCCTGCGGCAGGTGCTCAACGTCAAGGGCACCTGA
- a CDS encoding SDR family oxidoreductase, which yields MSFPEQQQTPPGVQSAMDPVPDCGETSYRGSGRLTGKRAVITGGDSGIGRAAAIAYAREGADVLVAYLNEHEDAEEVQRYVHEAGRRCVLVPGDLADPAHCRAVIDRAVAEFGGIDILVNNAAYQMTHDSLDEITDEEWDYTFRLNIGAYFYLVKAALPHMGPGASIIGSSSVNSDMPNPKLAPYAATKAAIANFSASLAELLGEKGIRANSVAPGPIWTPLIPATMPPEKVKRFGENTPLGRAGQPAELAPVYVMLASDEASYVTGARVAVTGGRPIL from the coding sequence ATGAGCTTCCCCGAACAGCAACAGACCCCGCCCGGCGTGCAGAGCGCGATGGATCCCGTGCCCGACTGCGGGGAGACCAGCTACCGCGGCTCCGGCCGGCTCACCGGCAAGCGCGCGGTGATCACCGGCGGCGACAGCGGGATCGGGCGGGCCGCGGCGATCGCGTACGCGCGCGAGGGGGCCGACGTGCTGGTCGCCTACCTCAACGAGCACGAGGACGCCGAGGAGGTGCAGCGCTACGTGCACGAGGCCGGACGCAGGTGCGTGCTGGTGCCCGGTGACCTCGCCGACCCGGCGCACTGCCGCGCGGTGATCGACCGGGCCGTCGCGGAGTTCGGCGGCATCGACATCCTGGTGAACAACGCCGCCTACCAGATGACGCACGACAGCCTCGACGAGATCACCGACGAGGAGTGGGACTACACGTTCCGGCTCAACATCGGGGCGTACTTCTATCTGGTGAAGGCGGCGCTGCCGCACATGGGCCCCGGCGCCTCGATCATCGGCAGCTCGTCGGTCAACTCCGACATGCCCAATCCGAAGTTGGCGCCGTACGCCGCGACCAAGGCGGCGATCGCGAACTTCTCGGCCAGCCTCGCCGAGCTGTTGGGGGAGAAGGGGATCCGCGCCAACAGCGTCGCGCCGGGGCCGATCTGGACACCGCTGATCCCGGCGACGATGCCGCCGGAGAAGGTCAAGCGGTTCGGTGAGAACACCCCGCTGGGCCGTGCCGGGCAGCCGGCCGAACTGGCACCGGTGTATGTGATGCTGGCCTCCGATGAGGCCAGCTACGTCACCGGGGCGCGGGTCGCGGTGACCGGCGGACGGCCGATCCTCTAA
- a CDS encoding aldose 1-epimerase family protein codes for MTTHCATGTDYRLELGSARATISSVGAALRRLSVNGTALTPGFERHATAPFFCGKVLSPWPNRVRDGRWRHRGRVLQLDITDPEHHTALHGLLCGTEYRVVRRTSSSVTLAAPILPCAGYPFALDTTVTYQLLPDGVVVTHAARNTGSGCAPVAFGAHPFLAIGDVPTDDLTVTVNGGHHIDVDARLIPVGMTDVAGTGWDLRRGRRVGDLDLDDCWAVPRWSTHTLRAPDGRTVSLRADHDFGYLHVFITREFPTPAGPVTAIALEPMTAPADALNSGTGLRWLEPGEVFCASWAVRYDESG; via the coding sequence GTGACCACACACTGCGCGACCGGGACGGACTACCGGCTCGAACTGGGCTCGGCGCGGGCCACCATCTCAAGCGTGGGCGCCGCACTGCGCCGGCTGTCGGTCAACGGCACCGCCCTCACCCCCGGCTTCGAGCGCCACGCCACCGCCCCGTTCTTCTGCGGAAAAGTGTTGTCCCCCTGGCCGAATCGGGTCCGCGACGGGCGGTGGCGGCACCGCGGCCGCGTCCTGCAACTCGACATCACCGATCCCGAGCACCACACCGCACTGCACGGCCTGCTGTGCGGCACCGAGTACCGCGTGGTGCGACGGACGTCGTCCTCGGTCACCCTGGCCGCGCCGATCCTGCCGTGCGCCGGTTACCCGTTCGCGCTCGACACCACCGTCACCTACCAACTGCTCCCCGACGGTGTCGTCGTCACCCACGCCGCGCGCAACACCGGATCCGGCTGCGCGCCGGTCGCGTTCGGCGCACATCCGTTCCTGGCGATCGGCGACGTACCCACCGACGACCTGACCGTGACGGTGAACGGCGGCCACCACATCGACGTCGACGCCCGGCTGATCCCGGTGGGCATGACCGACGTCGCGGGCACCGGCTGGGATCTGCGCCGTGGCCGCCGGGTCGGCGACCTCGACCTCGACGACTGCTGGGCGGTGCCGCGCTGGAGCACCCACACGCTGCGGGCCCCGGACGGACGCACGGTGTCCCTGCGCGCGGACCACGACTTCGGGTACCTGCACGTGTTCATCACCCGGGAGTTCCCGACGCCCGCCGGGCCCGTCACCGCGATCGCACTGGAGCCGATGACCGCCCCGGCCGACGCCCTCAACTCCGGCACCGGCCTGCGCTGGCTGGAGCCCGGTGAGGTGTTCTGCGCGTCCTGGGCGGTCCGCTACGACGAGTCCGGTTAG
- a CDS encoding galactokinase has protein sequence MTVVRHSAPGRVNLIGEHTDYNQGFALPIALPARTVVTFAPSDSAEMTVHSDRAQAPERFPLDTTPGAVTGWAAYVAGVIWALRRAGHQVPGGTLTISGGVEMGAGLASSAALECAVLGALLRAGGLRLDPMEQARIAHRAENEYVGAPTGLMDQLAILFAQPRRAQLIDFCHLTLRPVTFDPDAHGVTLLLINSHATHRHAGGEYAERRASCERAATALGAASLRDVQHRGEAALAEVADPGAARRARHVLTENRRVLDTVEALQANDFAAAGRLFTASHTSMRDDFEITTGHIDLIAEAATDAGALGARMTGGGFGGCVIALVPAPRRAAVEAEVRRRVGEAGYREPTITHITAGDGPGDRATP, from the coding sequence ATGACCGTCGTGCGGCACTCGGCACCGGGCCGGGTGAACCTCATCGGCGAACACACCGACTACAACCAGGGTTTCGCGTTGCCGATCGCCCTGCCCGCGCGCACCGTCGTGACGTTCGCCCCCTCGGACAGCGCCGAGATGACGGTGCACAGCGACCGTGCGCAGGCCCCGGAACGGTTTCCGCTGGACACGACGCCGGGTGCGGTCACCGGCTGGGCGGCGTACGTGGCCGGCGTCATCTGGGCGCTGCGCCGGGCCGGACATCAGGTGCCCGGCGGCACGCTGACGATCTCCGGCGGAGTCGAGATGGGCGCCGGGCTGGCGTCCTCGGCGGCGCTGGAGTGCGCCGTGCTCGGTGCGCTGCTGCGAGCCGGCGGTCTGCGCCTCGACCCGATGGAGCAGGCCCGCATCGCCCACCGCGCGGAAAACGAATACGTCGGCGCCCCAACGGGTCTGATGGACCAGCTGGCCATCCTGTTCGCCCAGCCGCGGCGGGCGCAGCTGATCGACTTCTGCCACCTCACCCTGCGCCCGGTCACCTTCGACCCCGACGCCCACGGGGTGACGCTGCTGCTGATCAACTCCCACGCCACCCACCGCCACGCCGGCGGCGAGTACGCCGAGCGGCGGGCGTCGTGCGAGCGGGCCGCCACCGCGCTCGGAGCGGCCTCGCTGCGCGACGTGCAGCACCGCGGGGAGGCGGCGCTGGCGGAGGTCGCCGACCCCGGTGCGGCGCGCCGGGCCCGGCACGTGCTGACCGAGAACCGGCGCGTCCTCGACACCGTCGAGGCCCTGCAGGCCAACGACTTCGCCGCGGCGGGACGGTTGTTCACCGCATCGCACACCTCCATGCGCGACGACTTCGAGATCACCACCGGGCACATCGACCTGATCGCCGAGGCGGCCACCGATGCCGGCGCGCTGGGCGCGCGGATGACCGGCGGCGGCTTCGGCGGCTGCGTCATCGCGCTGGTCCCCGCGCCCCGGCGGGCCGCGGTCGAGGCCGAGGTCCGGCGACGCGTCGGCGAGGCCGGCTACCGGGAGCCGACCATCACCCACATCACGGCCGGCGACGGCCCCGGCGACCGGGCCACGCCGTGA
- the galT gene encoding galactose-1-phosphate uridylyltransferase translates to MRQTTPTRWVLADGRELLFFDLPGRRCAPVRDRRPLPPRDTAQSELRFDRTTGEWVIIAALRQDRTYKPPADQCPLCPGPSGLTSEIPAPDYDVAVFENRFASLSGSGDTPLPESGGPPLVPRPGHGRCEVVCFSSAHTGSFADLPLPHARLVVEAWRHRTRDLSARPGIEQVFCFENRGDEIGVTLTHPHGQIYGYPYLTPHTAATLRQAAAHRAAHGTNLFADILERETAAGKRVIERTETFTAFVPFAARWPVEVHIYPNRPVHNLLDLDAAELDDFTALYHTVLRRLDRLYPEPLPYMAALHQYRDTDAQREGRFHAQVISTRRSATKLKYLASSESVMGAFINDVTPEALAATLRGLAT, encoded by the coding sequence ATGAGGCAGACCACGCCGACACGCTGGGTCCTGGCCGACGGGCGCGAACTGCTGTTCTTCGACCTGCCCGGCCGCCGCTGCGCCCCGGTGCGGGACCGCCGCCCGCTGCCCCCGCGCGACACCGCGCAGTCGGAGCTGCGGTTCGACCGCACCACCGGCGAGTGGGTCATCATCGCGGCGCTGCGCCAGGACCGCACCTACAAGCCGCCTGCCGACCAGTGCCCGCTGTGCCCCGGCCCGTCCGGGCTGACCAGCGAGATCCCCGCACCCGATTACGACGTCGCGGTGTTCGAGAACCGCTTCGCCAGCCTGTCCGGGTCCGGGGACACCCCGCTGCCGGAGTCCGGCGGCCCACCGCTGGTGCCGCGGCCGGGCCACGGACGCTGCGAGGTCGTCTGCTTCTCCAGCGCCCACACCGGTTCCTTCGCCGACCTGCCGCTGCCGCATGCCCGCCTGGTCGTCGAGGCGTGGCGGCACCGCACCCGGGATCTGTCGGCGCGGCCCGGCATCGAGCAGGTGTTCTGCTTCGAGAACCGCGGCGACGAGATCGGGGTGACGCTGACCCATCCGCACGGCCAGATCTACGGCTACCCCTATCTGACCCCGCACACCGCGGCGACGCTGCGCCAGGCGGCCGCGCACCGGGCGGCCCACGGCACCAACCTGTTCGCCGACATCCTGGAGCGCGAGACCGCCGCGGGCAAGCGGGTCATCGAGCGCACCGAGACGTTCACCGCGTTCGTGCCGTTCGCGGCGCGCTGGCCGGTCGAGGTGCACATCTACCCGAACCGGCCGGTGCACAACCTGCTCGACCTCGACGCCGCGGAACTCGACGACTTCACCGCCCTCTACCACACGGTGCTGCGCCGCCTCGACCGCCTCTACCCCGAACCCCTCCCCTACATGGCCGCGCTGCACCAGTACCGCGACACCGACGCCCAGCGCGAGGGCCGGTTCCACGCGCAGGTGATCTCCACCCGGCGCAGCGCCACCAAGCTGAAGTACCTGGCCAGTTCGGAATCGGTGATGGGCGCCTTCATCAACGATGTCACCCCCGAAGCCCTGGCGGCGACGCTGCGGGGGTTGGCGACATGA